One Streptococcus sp. DTU_2020_1001019_1_SI_AUS_MUR_006 DNA window includes the following coding sequences:
- a CDS encoding restriction endonuclease subunit S, with protein sequence MPLIRVSEIKEEWLYRDLKEVKDVRDGTHSSPKYIENGYPLVTSKNLTDSGLNLCDASLISESDYNEINKRSKVEVGDILLGLIGTIGKPVLVDSDGFAIKNVGLIKNSGEIQNQFLLQYLKTNLFNKYIQIEMAGNTQKFLGLETLRNTKVPVPSQEEQSAIGSLFRTLDDLLASYKDNLANYQSLKATMLSKMFPKAGQTVPEIRMDGFEGKWQKYYLGDIFEQVSNYIEPSVENELWSLTVEKGLTPKTDRYKRDFLVKKNDKFKKVNLNEFVYNPMNLTLGALDLNNNEVTISVSGYYIVIKNRDIEKFDNDFLKILLKTMYAIYQYKQFATGSLIEKQRVQFPTFSEIPFYLPPIAEQQAIGAYFSNLDNLINSYQEKISQLETLKKKLLQDMFI encoded by the coding sequence ATGCCACTGATTAGAGTAAGTGAAATTAAAGAAGAATGGCTATATAGGGATCTAAAAGAAGTCAAAGATGTTCGAGATGGGACTCACTCATCTCCAAAATATATTGAAAATGGATATCCTTTAGTAACTTCAAAGAATTTAACAGATTCTGGATTAAATCTATGTGATGCATCATTAATTTCTGAATCAGATTATAATGAGATAAATAAACGTTCAAAAGTGGAAGTCGGTGATATTCTGCTTGGCCTTATTGGTACAATAGGGAAGCCTGTTTTAGTTGATTCAGATGGATTTGCTATAAAAAATGTAGGATTGATAAAAAATAGTGGAGAAATACAAAATCAATTTTTATTGCAATATTTAAAAACGAACTTATTCAATAAATATATTCAAATTGAAATGGCAGGGAATACTCAAAAATTTTTGGGGCTAGAAACGCTTCGTAATACCAAGGTTCCAGTCCCTAGTCAAGAGGAACAATCTGCAATAGGCTCCCTTTTTCGCACCCTCGACGACCTTCTGGCTAGCTACAAGGACAATCTCGCTAACTACCAATCTCTCAAGGCGACCATGCTCTCCAAGATGTTTCCAAAAGCTGGACAGACAGTTCCTGAAATTCGTATGGATGGATTTGAAGGTAAATGGCAGAAGTATTATCTAGGTGATATTTTTGAACAAGTATCAAATTATATTGAACCTTCAGTAGAGAATGAGTTATGGAGTTTAACAGTTGAGAAGGGATTAACACCTAAAACGGATCGTTACAAAAGAGATTTTTTGGTAAAAAAGAATGATAAATTTAAAAAGGTTAACTTAAATGAGTTTGTTTATAATCCAATGAATCTTACATTAGGTGCTTTAGATTTAAACAATAATGAAGTTACTATTTCAGTTTCTGGTTATTATATTGTGATAAAAAATAGAGATATAGAAAAATTTGATAATGATTTTCTAAAAATTTTATTGAAAACAATGTATGCAATTTATCAATATAAACAGTTTGCAACAGGAAGTCTAATTGAAAAACAACGTGTACAGTTCCCAACTTTTTCAGAGATTCCATTTTATTTACCACCAATAGCTGAACAACAAGCCATCGGCGCCTATTTCTCAAACCTTGATAATCTCATCAATTCTTACCAAGAAAAAATTTCTCAGCTTGAGACTTTGAAAAAGAAACTCTTGCAGGATATGTTTATATAA
- a CDS encoding type I restriction endonuclease subunit R, giving the protein MQVKPELEIEKQLINQLVTGESQWTYREDLKTEEQLWDNFFEKLAQNNVALLADHPLTEQEKRQIQNQLNFVSYYDAAKWLVGENGIAKVEVQREDASLGTIRLSVIWRDNIAAGKSSYEVVNQVQREKVNPLDQDRRLDVTLLINGLPMIQIELKSSQAAFIDAFHQIKKYDREGKFRGIYSSLQMFVVTNKVDTRYIAATRENKLNKQFLTKWVDKDNHPVTNLTSFAHEVLSIPRAHQMVMQYSVIDDSKKSLILLRPYQIHAIEAVQEASRQQASGYVWHTTGSGKTLTSYKVARNLLQIPSIQKTIFVVDRRDLDQQTTSSFLSYATNDVIDIDETDNTHDLVKRLGSNDKRVVVTTIQKITTMMRKFDQGLYQRDADKIKGLRVAFVVDECHRAVTPQTQKDIKAFFPQSLWYGFTGTPIFKENKRQQVGDLAQTTQQQYGDRLHEYTVKEAIHDGAVLGFKVDYRNTLITDQSENEIPDTVYENEEHMLEVLDAIINKSRQQLGIQKGVGNTYNAILTVKSIPQAQAYYDLLKRVKAGQTRVKVSERVKMFLPDFPKFTITYSVTENEEDSRANQDHMKQVLEDYNREFDTHFTMADLRGFNTDVNNRLARKQDKYLYRNEQLDLVIVVNRLLTGFDAPCLSTLFIDRKPMQPQDLIQAFSRTNRIFDSSKTYGHIITFQKPLAFKEAVDNALKLYSNGGENDVLAPSWEEEKRNFLRSCSDFRNLITDDPEEGLQIEQISTPELRKLAKAYQSFDKYLASIRVYKEYDEEEIYAETGLTAEELENYLGFYQNILAELKSRSEDGDEDGEPLDIHYELESIQVDEINYAYILTLIQSLLEQEKSTEKSLSAQDREAVDTFIQSLEKTNPNLAQIISELWQEVQANPDRYRGQSIANILDQMIEAVIQQHIQEFSKTWYVGEDELRYYVNHYRKGAKKQLGESQLTKSQRYKDYKVDVADALNPLLYKKQIKEAYTQLIEEVIEPLRVGR; this is encoded by the coding sequence ATGCAGGTAAAACCAGAACTGGAAATAGAAAAACAACTGATTAACCAGCTGGTAACTGGTGAAAGCCAATGGACTTATAGAGAAGACCTAAAAACAGAAGAACAACTATGGGACAATTTTTTTGAGAAACTAGCCCAAAACAACGTTGCTCTGCTTGCAGACCATCCCTTGACTGAGCAAGAAAAACGCCAGATTCAAAATCAACTCAACTTTGTTAGCTACTATGATGCTGCCAAGTGGTTGGTCGGTGAAAACGGCATTGCCAAAGTCGAGGTTCAAAGAGAAGATGCTAGCCTAGGCACCATCCGTTTGTCAGTTATTTGGCGAGACAATATCGCAGCAGGAAAGTCTAGCTACGAAGTAGTCAATCAAGTCCAAAGAGAAAAAGTAAATCCTCTGGACCAAGACCGTAGACTGGATGTTACTCTTCTCATCAATGGCTTGCCTATGATTCAAATCGAGTTAAAGAGTTCCCAAGCAGCATTTATTGATGCCTTTCATCAGATTAAAAAATATGACCGTGAAGGGAAATTCCGTGGTATCTACTCTAGCTTGCAGATGTTTGTTGTGACCAACAAAGTTGATACTCGCTATATCGCTGCAACTCGTGAAAATAAACTCAACAAGCAATTTCTAACCAAGTGGGTGGATAAGGACAATCATCCTGTGACAAATCTGACTAGCTTTGCCCACGAAGTCCTTTCGATCCCTCGTGCGCACCAGATGGTCATGCAGTATTCTGTCATTGATGATAGCAAGAAATCTCTCATCCTCTTGCGCCCCTACCAGATCCATGCTATCGAAGCGGTGCAGGAAGCCTCTCGCCAACAAGCATCAGGCTATGTTTGGCATACGACAGGTTCAGGGAAGACCTTGACATCTTATAAGGTAGCGAGGAATCTCCTTCAGATTCCTTCCATCCAAAAGACGATTTTTGTAGTTGACCGCAGGGACTTGGACCAACAGACTACATCATCCTTCCTCTCATATGCGACCAATGATGTCATTGATATCGATGAGACGGACAATACACATGATTTGGTCAAGCGACTAGGCAGTAATGATAAACGTGTCGTGGTGACAACTATCCAGAAAATCACCACCATGATGCGCAAGTTTGACCAAGGTCTTTACCAACGAGATGCGGACAAAATCAAGGGACTCCGAGTGGCTTTTGTCGTGGATGAATGCCACCGTGCCGTGACGCCACAAACACAAAAAGACATTAAAGCCTTTTTCCCTCAGTCCCTTTGGTATGGATTTACAGGGACGCCCATCTTTAAGGAAAATAAACGCCAGCAGGTCGGTGACCTAGCTCAAACCACCCAGCAACAGTATGGAGACCGTCTCCATGAGTATACAGTCAAGGAAGCCATCCATGACGGAGCTGTCTTAGGCTTTAAGGTGGATTATCGCAATACCCTCATCACAGACCAGTCTGAAAATGAAATACCAGATACTGTCTACGAAAATGAGGAGCACATGCTGGAAGTCTTGGATGCCATTATCAATAAATCCCGCCAACAACTAGGCATCCAAAAAGGTGTGGGCAATACCTACAATGCCATTCTGACGGTCAAGTCTATCCCTCAAGCTCAAGCCTACTATGACCTTCTCAAAAGAGTCAAGGCTGGTCAAACACGGGTCAAGGTATCAGAGAGAGTCAAGATGTTCCTTCCAGACTTTCCGAAATTTACCATTACCTACTCTGTCACAGAAAATGAAGAGGACTCAAGAGCCAACCAAGACCATATGAAACAGGTCTTAGAAGACTATAACCGAGAGTTTGATACTCACTTTACCATGGCAGATCTCCGTGGCTTTAATACCGATGTCAATAACCGCCTTGCCCGTAAGCAAGACAAATATCTCTATCGCAATGAGCAGTTGGACTTGGTTATCGTGGTCAATCGTCTCTTAACAGGATTTGATGCACCTTGTCTATCGACCCTCTTTATCGATCGTAAACCAATGCAACCGCAGGACTTGATTCAGGCTTTTAGTCGAACCAACCGGATCTTTGATTCTAGTAAGACCTATGGTCATATCATCACCTTCCAAAAGCCACTAGCCTTTAAGGAAGCAGTCGATAATGCCCTCAAGCTCTACTCAAATGGTGGTGAAAATGATGTCCTAGCCCCTAGCTGGGAAGAGGAAAAGAGAAACTTTTTGAGAAGTTGTAGCGACTTTCGAAATCTAATCACCGATGACCCCGAAGAAGGACTCCAAATCGAACAAATCTCTACGCCTGAATTGAGAAAACTAGCCAAGGCTTATCAATCCTTTGATAAATACTTGGCTTCTATCCGAGTTTATAAAGAGTATGACGAGGAAGAAATCTATGCAGAGACTGGACTAACCGCAGAAGAATTGGAAAACTATCTAGGCTTCTATCAAAATATCCTTGCCGAACTTAAAAGTCGTTCAGAAGATGGTGATGAAGATGGGGAGCCACTGGATATCCACTACGAACTGGAGTCTATTCAAGTCGATGAGATTAACTACGCCTATATCCTGACCTTGATTCAAAGCCTGCTCGAGCAAGAGAAAAGTACGGAAAAGAGTCTCAGCGCACAGGATAGAGAAGCAGTGGATACCTTTATCCAAAGTCTGGAGAAGACCAATCCAAATCTGGCACAGATCATCTCAGAACTTTGGCAAGAAGTACAGGCAAATCCTGACCGCTACAGAGGTCAATCCATCGCCAATATCCTTGACCAGATGATTGAAGCAGTCATCCAGCAGCATATCCAAGAATTTAGTAAGACCTGGTATGTGGGTGAAGATGAACTCCGCTACTATGTCAATCACTACCGCAAGGGCGCTAAAAAGCAACTAGGAGAAAGCCAACTGACCAAGAGTCAGCGCTACAAGGACTATAAAGTTGACGTGGCAGATGCCCTCAACCCACTCCTCTATAAAAAACAAATCAAAGAAGCCTATACCCAACTGATAGAAGAGGTGATTGAGCCACTCAGAGTGGGGAGATAG
- a CDS encoding DUF6261 family protein encodes MTKTYNIRPLSYTNFTNREFESLMIDTSQVLEDFTKSHKDETMYGKHLDSFKSKLSDYQAQLASVEKKESTSLTTVDKERDSALVGLFTLHRGFAKIKESSLKEAYETLKPVFTKYKDITKHSNDVETAEVKSLLKTLSEEPYQTAVTNLGLTPMLQAVTIAQEEYDQVESQARAYKSTKEVGKTKQVRTELTSIYDLFMRFTAASAEAYPEKEHLTKLLKDLNTIRDSKRRLSGSSKKDKKVKVEEATQVAG; translated from the coding sequence ATGACAAAAACTTATAACATCCGTCCGCTAAGCTATACTAACTTTACTAATCGAGAATTTGAAAGCTTGATGATTGACACAAGTCAAGTCTTAGAAGATTTCACAAAGTCTCACAAGGATGAGACTATGTACGGCAAGCATCTTGATTCCTTCAAGAGTAAGCTATCAGATTATCAAGCTCAACTTGCTAGTGTGGAGAAGAAGGAGTCTACTAGTTTGACAACAGTGGATAAGGAAAGAGATAGTGCTTTAGTCGGTCTCTTTACACTTCATAGAGGATTTGCTAAAATCAAAGAAAGCAGTCTTAAGGAAGCCTATGAGACGCTTAAGCCAGTATTTACTAAGTACAAGGATATCACCAAGCACAGTAACGATGTTGAAACGGCAGAGGTCAAGAGTCTTCTCAAAACACTAAGTGAGGAACCATACCAAACAGCTGTGACGAATCTTGGATTGACACCGATGCTACAGGCAGTCACTATTGCGCAAGAGGAGTATGATCAAGTGGAAAGTCAGGCGCGTGCTTATAAGTCTACTAAGGAAGTTGGCAAGACCAAACAAGTCCGCACAGAACTAACTAGTATCTACGACCTCTTTATGCGCTTTACCGCAGCCAGTGCAGAAGCCTATCCTGAAAAGGAACACCTAACCAAACTCCTCAAGGATCTAAACACAATCCGAGACAGTAAACGACGATTGAGTGGTTCGAGTAAGAAGGATAAGAAAGTGAAAGTAGAAGAAGCGACACAAGTAGCTGGATAA
- a CDS encoding DEAD/DEAH box helicase family protein, which produces MLGLKFNGTWRNYQRQVLDNFQEYQADGHVHLVAAPGSGKTTIGIELIARFDKPALVLVPTVTIREQWVDRIRQAFLEDGDQITSLVSQNLKDMKQITIATYQAFHSAIQQVLSQEDNGEVEDFVGFDLLASLKERGVETLCLDECHHLRNEWWKSLEDFRKNYQQLQVISLTATPPYDSEPELWERYLQMCGEIDQEITVPELVKEDTLCPHQDFVYICFPTKEEDKRLEEFEDTKWKYVSQLVVDPDFQTLIRSSKVLKGEISADMLLEDPKYLSALLIYLQAQKLEIPKHLRDLLGAEGLPALNYYWLEVLLQGLLYQTPDWYEDPQETKKKIEAELKSRGLIEKRQVFLVKSKVNDQILNQSLGKLAGIASIFETEYASLGQDLRQLVLADYIRKDFASYLGDDQAPITQLGVLPYFETIRRSAQKQGLSVPIAVLSGSVVIIPASVKEELEELIPNTNLTFSAIGKLDQGAYLQVGFPSSFKGMVAAVTELFQRGSIQVLVGTKSLLGEGWDAPCVNSLILGSFVGSFMLSNQMRGRAIRIWPGHPDKTSNIWHLVAIKPYTKNLFLREKENEEEVDKDNPYQDLLSLTRRMEHFLGLSYKEDTIETGLDRLDFPKPPFKKSKIKAYNQKIKELSKDRSSLRKKWQEALVVADKLEIVNEVATDRKQIPLLTLVDAEKWVRYSFLLIAVNLLLYLFKTNGIRLAWLTTISLVLLTIALVRYFFYKSPYVRLRQVGEGIRNAMLKMGHLSDDRSRVQVEEDKDSYCVFAYLKGGSMRDKELFSQTLGEFFAPVDNQRYLLVAKKAPEGQSKYFVVPSLFEKRKEEAQLFLDAIAPQLGDYQLVYTRNEAGRKVLLEARLKSLANKNDRIITKKKVKSALK; this is translated from the coding sequence ATGTTAGGATTGAAGTTTAATGGCACTTGGCGCAACTACCAAAGACAGGTCTTGGATAACTTTCAGGAATATCAAGCAGATGGCCATGTCCACTTGGTGGCAGCACCAGGTTCTGGGAAAACAACCATTGGTATCGAGTTGATTGCCCGCTTTGATAAGCCAGCTCTGGTTTTGGTGCCGACTGTTACCATTCGGGAACAATGGGTAGATAGGATTCGCCAGGCCTTTTTAGAGGATGGGGACCAGATCACAAGTCTCGTGTCTCAAAATCTCAAGGACATGAAGCAAATTACCATTGCCACCTACCAAGCCTTTCACAGTGCTATACAACAAGTACTATCTCAGGAAGATAATGGCGAAGTTGAGGACTTTGTCGGCTTTGACCTGCTTGCCAGCCTCAAGGAAAGGGGCGTTGAAACCCTCTGTCTGGACGAATGCCATCACTTGAGAAATGAATGGTGGAAAAGCCTAGAAGATTTCCGTAAAAATTACCAACAACTGCAAGTTATCTCTCTCACTGCAACACCGCCTTATGACAGTGAGCCAGAACTCTGGGAACGCTATCTCCAGATGTGTGGCGAGATTGACCAAGAAATCACGGTGCCAGAACTGGTCAAGGAAGATACCCTCTGCCCACACCAGGACTTTGTCTATATCTGTTTTCCGACCAAGGAAGAAGACAAGCGCCTGGAAGAATTTGAGGACACCAAGTGGAAGTATGTCAGCCAATTAGTGGTTGATCCTGATTTTCAGACGCTCATTAGGTCTTCCAAGGTTCTCAAAGGAGAAATCTCTGCGGATATGCTCCTTGAAGATCCCAAGTATCTCTCAGCCCTCCTCATTTATCTACAGGCTCAAAAGCTAGAAATTCCTAAGCACTTACGAGATTTACTGGGGGCGGAAGGCTTGCCTGCTCTTAATTACTACTGGCTAGAAGTTCTCTTGCAAGGCCTTCTCTATCAGACACCCGACTGGTATGAGGATCCACAGGAGACAAAGAAAAAGATAGAAGCTGAGTTGAAATCAAGAGGATTGATTGAAAAACGTCAGGTCTTTTTGGTCAAATCCAAGGTCAATGACCAAATCCTCAATCAATCTCTAGGAAAACTGGCTGGCATCGCATCTATCTTTGAAACCGAGTATGCTAGTCTAGGTCAGGACTTGAGACAGTTAGTCTTGGCGGACTATATCCGCAAGGATTTTGCTAGTTATCTGGGAGATGACCAAGCGCCAATCACGCAATTAGGTGTCCTCCCTTACTTTGAAACTATTCGCCGCAGTGCACAAAAACAAGGTCTTTCTGTCCCAATAGCAGTCCTTTCAGGTAGTGTCGTTATCATACCGGCCAGTGTCAAGGAAGAACTCGAAGAACTCATCCCAAATACCAACTTGACCTTCTCAGCCATCGGAAAACTCGATCAAGGCGCCTATCTCCAAGTAGGATTTCCATCTAGCTTTAAGGGGATGGTCGCTGCAGTGACCGAGCTCTTCCAACGTGGTTCTATCCAGGTCTTGGTCGGAACCAAGTCTCTCTTGGGAGAAGGATGGGATGCGCCTTGTGTCAACTCTCTCATCCTAGGAAGTTTTGTCGGAAGCTTTATGCTTAGTAATCAGATGCGGGGCCGTGCTATCCGTATCTGGCCAGGACATCCAGATAAGACCAGCAATATCTGGCACCTAGTAGCCATCAAACCCTATACAAAAAATCTTTTCTTGAGGGAAAAGGAAAATGAAGAGGAAGTAGATAAGGATAATCCCTATCAAGATTTACTCAGTCTAACTCGTCGGATGGAGCACTTTCTAGGTTTATCCTATAAGGAGGATACCATCGAGACAGGGCTGGATCGCTTGGACTTCCCAAAACCTCCTTTTAAGAAAAGTAAGATTAAAGCCTATAATCAGAAAATCAAGGAATTGTCCAAGGACCGTAGCTCCCTTCGCAAAAAATGGCAGGAGGCGTTAGTAGTTGCGGATAAACTAGAGATTGTCAATGAGGTAGCAACCGATCGCAAGCAAATCCCTCTCTTGACACTGGTTGATGCTGAAAAGTGGGTTCGCTATTCTTTCTTATTGATTGCAGTTAATCTCCTCCTCTATCTTTTTAAAACAAATGGTATTCGTCTTGCTTGGTTAACGACTATTAGTCTTGTTTTGCTTACTATTGCTTTGGTCCGTTATTTCTTTTACAAGAGTCCTTATGTACGCCTACGTCAGGTGGGTGAAGGTATTCGTAATGCCATGCTAAAGATGGGGCATCTTTCTGATGATCGGTCGCGCGTGCAGGTGGAAGAAGATAAGGATAGCTATTGCGTTTTTGCCTATCTAAAAGGTGGCAGTATGCGAGATAAGGAGCTCTTCTCTCAGACCTTGGGCGAATTCTTTGCTCCCGTGGACAATCAACGCTACCTCTTAGTAGCAAAAAAAGCACCAGAAGGTCAATCCAAGTATTTTGTAGTTCCTAGCCTCTTTGAAAAGCGCAAGGAAGAAGCTCAGCTCTTTCTAGACGCAATCGCACCTCAGCTAGGTGATTACCAGTTAGTCTACACCCGCAACGAAGCAGGCAGAAAAGTCTTACTCGAAGCCCGACTCAAATCCCTAGCCAACAAAAATGACCGCATCATAACTAAGAAAAAGGTAAAAAGTGCGTTGAAGTAG
- a CDS encoding P-loop ATPase, Sll1717 family, with translation MVQNEKKFKKVSELRTLSTNADDFNEARNKLDEKLFDRVFLKDEFYELISNQNTYFIVGEKGSGKTAYAVYYCNNKRKGIAELNRVPPQMFYKFIGLKQRGKLENTPYHEIWENVIMMMILSYIKNDLKKNIYKRIFYKKKIDRISSFIEKFHRNAYDPNFQAILDVVQSYTEKISSELSAKLTIHKTGVGSKINGESGEQNTSTSHLQKTSMALTELFNESKQLFEKVNFSKTIDFFIDGIDILPENVDYEVYKACIEGLANAVANLNSDKKLRSMGVRICLLIRPDLLFDMKLYNGGQILKNNTVYLKWETADKNYRQGLLFRLADNYLSKQQDKPSKMLGETWDHYFSYPYKPITSPDKLNSFVQFLYFSNYKPRDILTLLNLVIEKNKNSKNKDIFSKKDLKRVQEEYHDYLKTELADYMSVYISRDELKVFDNFLRSLNKLGIHKKFTYPEFVDAYNNSNISLQHSSNKLSSPDYLLQLMFDANLICYFDTITPEKDDIKHWSLKEKGYSNMMPNIELNVAYQFHNEYANAYNIKYKKEK, from the coding sequence ATGGTACAAAACGAAAAGAAATTTAAAAAAGTCAGCGAATTAAGGACACTAAGTACGAATGCAGATGACTTTAATGAGGCAAGAAATAAACTCGATGAAAAATTATTTGATAGAGTATTTTTAAAGGACGAGTTTTATGAATTAATATCTAATCAGAATACTTATTTTATTGTTGGTGAAAAGGGTTCTGGGAAAACAGCTTATGCTGTATATTATTGCAATAATAAAAGAAAAGGTATAGCAGAACTTAATCGAGTTCCTCCTCAAATGTTTTATAAGTTCATTGGCTTAAAACAGAGAGGAAAGTTAGAGAATACTCCATATCATGAGATATGGGAAAATGTCATTATGATGATGATTTTAAGCTACATAAAGAATGATTTGAAGAAAAACATATACAAAAGAATTTTTTATAAAAAGAAAATTGATAGGATATCATCTTTTATAGAAAAGTTTCATCGGAATGCGTATGATCCAAACTTTCAAGCTATCCTAGATGTGGTTCAATCATACACTGAAAAAATTAGTTCAGAGCTCTCTGCTAAGTTAACTATACATAAAACTGGTGTAGGCTCCAAAATTAATGGAGAAAGTGGTGAGCAGAATACTTCAACATCTCATTTGCAAAAAACCTCAATGGCTTTAACAGAGCTATTCAATGAGTCAAAACAACTTTTTGAAAAAGTAAACTTTTCAAAAACTATCGACTTCTTTATAGATGGAATTGATATCTTACCAGAGAATGTTGATTATGAAGTGTATAAAGCATGTATTGAAGGTTTAGCAAATGCAGTTGCAAATTTGAACAGTGATAAAAAGTTGAGAAGTATGGGGGTAAGAATTTGTTTATTAATTAGGCCAGATTTACTTTTCGATATGAAATTATATAATGGTGGTCAAATACTTAAAAATAATACAGTGTATTTAAAATGGGAAACTGCTGATAAAAATTATAGACAAGGTTTATTATTTCGGCTAGCAGATAACTACCTTTCAAAACAACAGGATAAACCAAGTAAAATGCTTGGAGAGACGTGGGATCACTATTTTTCATATCCTTATAAACCGATTACAAGCCCTGATAAACTTAACTCTTTTGTGCAATTTTTATACTTTTCAAATTATAAACCACGAGATATTTTAACGCTTTTGAATTTAGTAATTGAGAAAAATAAAAATTCTAAGAATAAGGACATTTTTAGTAAGAAAGATTTGAAAAGAGTACAGGAAGAGTATCACGATTATCTAAAAACGGAATTAGCAGATTATATGTCTGTCTATATTTCTAGAGACGAATTAAAAGTATTTGATAATTTTCTTAGATCATTGAATAAATTAGGAATACATAAGAAGTTTACATATCCTGAATTTGTGGATGCCTATAATAATAGTAATATTAGTTTGCAACATAGTTCAAATAAACTTTCCTCCCCGGATTATCTACTCCAATTGATGTTTGATGCTAATCTGATTTGTTATTTTGATACTATAACACCTGAGAAAGATGATATTAAACATTGGTCATTGAAGGAAAAGGGTTATTCAAATATGATGCCTAATATCGAATTGAATGTAGCTTATCAATTTCACAATGAATATGCAAATGCATATAATATTAAGTATAAAAAGGAAAAATGA
- a CDS encoding TVP38/TMEM64 family protein: protein MSHDKEMKAVSPLLQQAINISSIIGGVGTLIFCIWAYQAGVLHSKETLSAFIQQAGIWGPPLFIFLQILQTVVPIIPGALTSVAGVFIYGHIIGTIYNYIGIVIGCAIIFYLVRLYGAPFVQSVVSKRTYDKYIGWLDKGNRFDRFFIFMMIWPVSPADFLCMLAALTKMSFKRYMTIIILTKPFTLVVYTYGLTYIIDYFWQMFA, encoded by the coding sequence ATGTCACACGATAAAGAAATGAAAGCTGTTTCTCCCCTTCTACAGCAAGCAATTAATATTTCTTCCATCATCGGTGGAGTTGGTACTTTGATTTTCTGTATCTGGGCCTATCAGGCTGGAGTCTTGCATTCCAAGGAAACCCTATCTGCCTTTATCCAACAGGCCGGTATCTGGGGGCCACCACTCTTTATCTTTTTACAGATATTGCAGACGGTTGTTCCTATCATTCCAGGTGCTCTGACATCCGTTGCAGGTGTCTTTATCTACGGTCACATTATTGGAACTATTTATAACTATATTGGAATCGTTATTGGTTGCGCCATTATCTTTTACCTGGTTCGCCTCTACGGAGCACCCTTTGTTCAGTCTGTCGTCAGCAAGCGTACCTATGATAAGTACATCGGTTGGCTAGACAAGGGCAATCGCTTTGATCGATTCTTTATCTTTATGATGATTTGGCCGGTTAGTCCAGCGGACTTTCTCTGTATGTTGGCTGCTTTGACCAAGATGAGCTTCAAACGTTACATGACCATTATCATCCTTACCAAGCCCTTTACCCTGGTTGTTTATACTTATGGTTTGACTTATATCATTGATTACTTTTGGCAAATGTTCGCCTGA